The following proteins are encoded in a genomic region of Coffea eugenioides isolate CCC68of chromosome 6, Ceug_1.0, whole genome shotgun sequence:
- the LOC113775589 gene encoding probable tocopherol O-methyltransferase, chloroplastic isoform X2, with protein MEGEKMDTEGKVETEKMNKAIAMAYDVQSKIIEDLTGDHFHVGFYDSSSVIPGSDVHSAQTRMIEAGLRFASVSEDPSKKPRNILDVGCGIGGSTRYLASKYGSQCKGITLSPVEAERARVLTSAQGLESQVSFEVADALNQPFADGSFDLIWCIECADHITDKTKFVHELNRVAAPGATIILLTWCHRDLSPLEQDLHPDEKKLLSQLESSIRIKWISAADYINLFKSCSLEIKYADWSPHVAPYYAEMRKITLSWKGIMAYVRHAGWRQLSIRALMMPSVFEKFKTGLFKYCILTCQKPQ; from the exons ATGGAGGGGGAGAAGATGGATACAGAGGGAAAGGTGGAGACAGAGAAGATGAACAAGGCAATTGCGATGGCATATGATGTCCAATCTAAAATAATAGAGGATCTAACAGGGGATCACTTTCATGTTGGCTTCTATGACTCTAGCTCCGTTATCCCTGGTTCTGATGTCCATTCTGCTCAGACTCGCATGATCGAGGCGGGCCTCCGTTTTGCCTCTGTATCAG AGGATCCATCTAAGAAACCAAGAAACATACTTGATGTTGGATGCGGTATTGGTGGCAGCACCAGGTACCTAGCAAGTAAATATGGTTCTCAATGTAAAGGCATCACCCTTAGCCCTGTTGAGGCTGAAAGAGCTCGTGTTCTAACTTCTGCCCAAGGATTAGAAAGCCAG GTTTCCTTTGAAGTGGCAGATGCACTGAATCAGCCATTTGCAGATGGGTCATTCGATTTAATTTGGTGTATCGAGTGCGCAGATCACATAACCGACAAAACAAAg TTCGTTCATGAGTTGAATCGGGTGGCTGCCCCTGGTGCTACTATCATTTTACTCACTTGGTGTCATAGGGATCTTTCGCCTCTTGAACAAGATTTGCATCCAGATGAGAAAAAGTTACTGAGCCAACTGGAGAGCAGCATTCGTATTAAGTGGATTTCTGCTGCTGATTACATAAATTTATTCAAGTCCTGCTCTCTTGAG ATCAAGTATGCAGACTGGTCTCCACACGTTGCTCCATATTATGCAGAAATGAGGAAGATAACGTTGTCATGGAAAGGAATCATGGCGTATGTTAGACATGCTG GATGGAGGCAATTGAGCATCAGGGCGCTGATGATGCCGTCAGTGTTCGAAAAATTTAAAACTGGTCTGTTCAAGTATTGCATTCTTACGTGCCAGAAGCCTCAGTAG
- the LOC113775589 gene encoding probable tocopherol O-methyltransferase, chloroplastic isoform X1, which produces MEGEKMDTEGKVETEKMNKAIAMAYDVQSKIIEDLTGDHFHVGFYDSSSVIPGSDVHSAQTRMIEAGLRFASVSEDPSKKPRNILDVGCGIGGSTRYLASKYGSQCKGITLSPVEAERARVLTSAQGLESQVSFEVADALNQPFADGSFDLIWCIECADHITDKTKFVHELNRVAAPGATIILLTWCHRDLSPLEQDLHPDEKKLLSQLESSIRIKWISAADYINLFKSCSLEEIKYADWSPHVAPYYAEMRKITLSWKGIMAYVRHAGWRQLSIRALMMPSVFEKFKTGLFKYCILTCQKPQ; this is translated from the exons ATGGAGGGGGAGAAGATGGATACAGAGGGAAAGGTGGAGACAGAGAAGATGAACAAGGCAATTGCGATGGCATATGATGTCCAATCTAAAATAATAGAGGATCTAACAGGGGATCACTTTCATGTTGGCTTCTATGACTCTAGCTCCGTTATCCCTGGTTCTGATGTCCATTCTGCTCAGACTCGCATGATCGAGGCGGGCCTCCGTTTTGCCTCTGTATCAG AGGATCCATCTAAGAAACCAAGAAACATACTTGATGTTGGATGCGGTATTGGTGGCAGCACCAGGTACCTAGCAAGTAAATATGGTTCTCAATGTAAAGGCATCACCCTTAGCCCTGTTGAGGCTGAAAGAGCTCGTGTTCTAACTTCTGCCCAAGGATTAGAAAGCCAG GTTTCCTTTGAAGTGGCAGATGCACTGAATCAGCCATTTGCAGATGGGTCATTCGATTTAATTTGGTGTATCGAGTGCGCAGATCACATAACCGACAAAACAAAg TTCGTTCATGAGTTGAATCGGGTGGCTGCCCCTGGTGCTACTATCATTTTACTCACTTGGTGTCATAGGGATCTTTCGCCTCTTGAACAAGATTTGCATCCAGATGAGAAAAAGTTACTGAGCCAACTGGAGAGCAGCATTCGTATTAAGTGGATTTCTGCTGCTGATTACATAAATTTATTCAAGTCCTGCTCTCTTGAG GAGATCAAGTATGCAGACTGGTCTCCACACGTTGCTCCATATTATGCAGAAATGAGGAAGATAACGTTGTCATGGAAAGGAATCATGGCGTATGTTAGACATGCTG GATGGAGGCAATTGAGCATCAGGGCGCTGATGATGCCGTCAGTGTTCGAAAAATTTAAAACTGGTCTGTTCAAGTATTGCATTCTTACGTGCCAGAAGCCTCAGTAG